A window from Oceanithermus desulfurans encodes these proteins:
- a CDS encoding B12-binding domain-containing radical SAM protein produces MNDELRKRIQRRLAGERGTIFKDAPFRVTVAYPNTYAVAMASLGFQTVYRLFNAEPDFAAERAFLEDAELAPPGRLVTYESGRYAGDAHVFGISVAFELDLVNVVRLLRAAGLEPLREERHDRDPLVLVGGPLTSSNPWPLAPFADAILIGDGEETVPRLAEAYRQAESKAEFLDLIEGMPGVFLPDRDEREPHWATAPLDVLPVYSQIVAEQSEFPGVFLVEAERGCPRPCTFCLARTMYGPTRNVPAERVLEVVPEGVVKVGLVGAALSDYPHIKRVGRTLLERGIKLSVSSIRADRVDPELASILREGGLRTFTIASDGPSQRLRDLLKKQISEDHLLRAAEIARDLGFKGYKLYQMIGLPTETDDDISEMIAFTRRIAEITPVALGISPFVPKRHTPHWGDRFAGIKTIEARLKRIQKELRRLRPRVEVRSTSAKWAWIEAVIARGGPEVGLAALRLEDGESFAGWKRALAEVGWHDPLTLPEPEGASLPLVLG; encoded by the coding sequence ATGAACGACGAACTGCGCAAGCGCATCCAGCGCCGGCTCGCCGGCGAACGGGGGACGATCTTCAAGGACGCCCCCTTCCGCGTCACCGTGGCCTACCCCAACACCTACGCGGTGGCCATGGCCTCGCTGGGCTTCCAGACCGTCTACCGCCTTTTCAACGCCGAGCCCGACTTCGCCGCCGAGCGTGCCTTCCTCGAAGATGCCGAGCTGGCCCCGCCGGGGCGGCTCGTCACCTACGAGTCGGGGCGCTACGCCGGCGACGCCCACGTCTTCGGCATCTCCGTGGCCTTCGAGCTCGACCTGGTCAACGTGGTGCGGCTGCTGAGGGCCGCGGGGCTCGAGCCGCTGCGCGAGGAACGCCACGACCGCGACCCCCTCGTCCTCGTCGGGGGGCCGCTGACCAGCTCCAACCCTTGGCCGCTCGCCCCCTTCGCCGACGCGATCCTGATCGGCGACGGCGAGGAGACCGTGCCCCGGCTGGCCGAGGCCTACCGCCAGGCGGAGAGCAAGGCCGAGTTCCTGGACCTGATCGAGGGGATGCCCGGGGTCTTCCTCCCGGACCGCGACGAACGCGAGCCCCACTGGGCCACCGCCCCCCTCGACGTGCTTCCCGTCTACTCCCAGATCGTCGCCGAACAGTCCGAGTTCCCCGGCGTCTTCCTGGTCGAGGCCGAGCGCGGCTGCCCGCGGCCCTGCACCTTCTGCCTGGCGCGGACGATGTACGGACCCACCCGCAACGTCCCCGCCGAACGGGTGCTCGAGGTTGTGCCCGAGGGGGTGGTCAAGGTGGGGCTGGTGGGGGCGGCGCTCTCCGACTACCCCCACATCAAGCGGGTGGGGCGGACGCTGCTGGAGCGCGGCATCAAGCTGTCGGTCTCGAGCATCCGCGCCGACCGGGTGGACCCCGAGCTCGCCAGCATCCTGAGGGAGGGCGGCCTGCGCACCTTCACCATCGCCTCCGACGGTCCCAGCCAGCGGCTGCGCGACCTCCTCAAGAAGCAGATCAGCGAGGACCACCTGCTGCGCGCCGCCGAGATCGCCCGCGATCTGGGCTTCAAGGGGTACAAGCTCTACCAGATGATCGGCCTCCCTACCGAGACCGACGACGACATTTCCGAGATGATCGCGTTCACCCGCCGAATCGCCGAGATCACCCCGGTGGCGCTGGGCATCTCGCCCTTCGTCCCCAAGCGCCACACCCCCCACTGGGGCGACCGCTTCGCCGGCATCAAGACGATCGAAGCCCGGCTCAAGCGCATCCAAAAGGAACTGCGCAGGCTGCGCCCGCGCGTCGAGGTGCGCTCCACCAGCGCCAAGTGGGCCTGGATCGAGGCGGTGATCGCCCGCGGCGGCCCCGAGGTGGGCCTGGCGGCCTTGCGCCTCGAGGACGGCGAGTCCTTCGCCGGGTGGAAGCGCGCCCTCGCCGAGGTGGGCTGGCACGACCCGCTCACGCTGCCCGAACCCGAGGGCGCTTCCTTGCCGCTCGTGCTGGGGTAG
- a CDS encoding patatin-like phospholipase family protein: MRTLRLAIVIAFGLWSAVLAQPKVALILGGGAARGMAHIGVLRALNEAGVPVDLIVGTSMGSVIGAMYAAGYSTEVLEELAVQIDPGMVVGFHFPIDGGLLDASPLETALEVLTEGAQVGATPVPYYLVASNLRTGEAHLFTSGSLARAVHASMAMPVLMEPVEVDGEWYYDGAYKAPVPVRMARELGAEVVIVVNVTREVPFQPESLIDNVTQLVIDIIRRNSEADLAAADAIVDPGLALESYMSFDKARAFIGKGYAATRARLPEIYRVLEAHGIPLRPPGDPNQGRAINRGWRERLERARAAVERMPPRFSVLPVVGLAPSSYLSGRHPDATPSLSLFKLGARAGGGPLQRGHLEAWYATNLEGAGGAVGVSAAWNPRPDWLLGVALARDVGGRWSVEPSLRYDGLPGAEVGLRLDPIRSRLRLEAAWRRRGAYALSGGYTRGWAPVFDAVDLDARVRRPLGRGLELRGRVYLAATGAGAPQDALFSLGARSLLRGYPSDAWTAPAVGVLNLELAWTPPHGSPVLETALVKPSFWGFVDAGAAPARFPGAAVGLGVGAGVEAQLFGFLPVQGGFDLAYGLRGGGWGLGFRGRLWP, from the coding sequence ATGCGGACGCTGCGACTCGCCATCGTCATTGCTTTCGGGCTCTGGTCGGCCGTGCTGGCCCAGCCCAAGGTGGCCCTGATTCTCGGTGGGGGGGCGGCGCGCGGCATGGCCCACATCGGGGTGCTGCGGGCCCTGAACGAGGCCGGCGTGCCCGTCGACCTGATCGTCGGCACCTCGATGGGCTCGGTGATCGGCGCCATGTACGCCGCCGGCTACTCGACCGAGGTGCTCGAGGAGCTGGCCGTGCAGATCGACCCCGGCATGGTCGTGGGCTTTCACTTCCCCATCGACGGGGGGCTGCTCGACGCCTCGCCCCTGGAGACGGCGCTGGAGGTGCTCACGGAGGGGGCGCAGGTGGGGGCGACCCCCGTGCCCTACTACCTGGTCGCCTCCAACCTGCGCACCGGCGAAGCCCACCTCTTTACCTCGGGTTCGCTGGCGCGCGCGGTGCACGCTTCCATGGCCATGCCGGTGCTGATGGAGCCGGTGGAGGTGGACGGCGAATGGTACTACGACGGCGCCTACAAAGCGCCGGTGCCCGTGCGCATGGCGCGGGAGCTGGGCGCGGAGGTGGTGATCGTCGTCAACGTGACCCGCGAGGTGCCCTTCCAGCCCGAGAGCCTGATCGACAACGTCACCCAGCTGGTCATCGACATCATCCGCCGCAACAGCGAGGCGGACCTGGCTGCGGCCGACGCCATCGTGGACCCGGGGCTGGCGCTCGAGTCCTACATGTCCTTCGACAAGGCGCGCGCCTTCATCGGCAAGGGCTACGCGGCGACGCGGGCCCGCCTGCCCGAGATCTACCGCGTCCTCGAAGCGCACGGCATCCCGCTACGGCCGCCCGGCGACCCCAACCAAGGCCGCGCCATCAACCGCGGCTGGCGCGAGCGCCTCGAACGGGCCCGGGCCGCGGTGGAGCGTATGCCGCCGCGCTTCAGCGTGCTGCCGGTGGTGGGCCTCGCTCCCTCTTCGTACCTGAGCGGCCGCCACCCCGACGCTACTCCGTCGCTCAGCCTCTTCAAGCTGGGGGCGCGCGCCGGCGGCGGGCCGCTGCAGCGCGGCCACCTCGAGGCGTGGTACGCCACCAACCTCGAGGGGGCCGGGGGCGCGGTGGGGGTTTCGGCCGCCTGGAACCCGCGGCCCGACTGGTTGCTCGGGGTCGCGCTGGCGCGTGACGTCGGGGGGCGCTGGTCGGTGGAGCCCTCGCTCCGCTACGACGGCCTGCCCGGGGCCGAGGTCGGCCTGCGCCTGGACCCGATCCGCAGCCGGCTGCGGCTGGAGGCGGCGTGGCGCCGGCGCGGCGCCTACGCGCTCTCGGGCGGGTACACGCGGGGATGGGCGCCGGTCTTCGACGCGGTCGACCTCGACGCCCGCGTCCGCCGGCCGCTGGGACGGGGCCTGGAGCTGCGGGGGCGCGTCTACCTCGCCGCGACGGGGGCGGGCGCGCCGCAGGACGCCCTCTTCAGCCTGGGGGCGCGCAGCCTGCTGCGCGGTTACCCCTCCGACGCCTGGACCGCGCCGGCGGTGGGCGTGCTCAACCTCGAGCTGGCCTGGACGCCGCCGCACGGTTCGCCGGTGCTGGAGACCGCGCTGGTCAAGCCCAGCTTCTGGGGCTTCGTGGACGCGGGGGCGGCCCCCGCCCGCTTCCCGGGCGCGGCCGTGGGGCTGGGCGTGGGCGCCGGCGTGGAGGCCCAGCTCTTTGGCTTCCTGCCGGTGCAGGGGGGCTTCGACCTCGCCTACGGCCTGCGCGGGGGAGGGTGGGGGCTGGGGTTCCGGGGCCGTCTGTGGCCCTAG
- the hutH gene encoding histidine ammonia-lyase: MPELDAAPTLDQIVTTARAGLAWTLSAAARARMQASRDVVERALASGAVVYGVTTGFGKFARVRIEPAAVRELQRNLLLSHAIGVGEPFPAEVVRAMMLLRAASLARGYSGVRPLVVQRLLALLAAGAHPVVPSQGSVGASGDLAPLAHMALPLIGEGEVELAGEVLPGAEALARLGLEPLVLEAKEGLALVNGTQAMSAVLVLLLHDARVLARTADVAAAMSVEALKASHRPFDAWVTRLRPHAGAEAVAANLRRLLADSQIAASHADCDKVQDAYSLRAVPQVHGASRDALAYLERALLVEVASVTDNPLVVPETGEVISAGNFHGQPLALPADAVAVALAELADVAERRVEQMLNPALSGLPAFLAERGGLHSGLMISQYTAASLVSENKVLAHPASVDSIPTSANQEDHVSMGTTAARQARMIYENALWVLAIELASAAQALDFHRPLEPGRGVRAAYARIRAEVPHLDRDRYLKPELARLRELIRSGELLRVVEAAVGPLA, from the coding sequence GTGCCCGAACTGGACGCCGCGCCCACCCTCGACCAGATCGTGACGACGGCGCGCGCCGGCCTCGCCTGGACCCTCTCCGCGGCCGCCCGCGCACGCATGCAGGCGAGCCGTGACGTGGTGGAGCGGGCGTTGGCCTCGGGGGCCGTCGTCTACGGGGTGACGACCGGCTTCGGCAAGTTCGCGCGGGTGCGCATCGAGCCCGCGGCGGTGCGCGAGCTGCAGCGCAACCTGCTGCTCTCGCACGCGATCGGGGTGGGCGAGCCCTTTCCCGCCGAGGTGGTGCGGGCGATGATGCTGCTGCGCGCCGCCTCGCTGGCCCGCGGTTACTCGGGAGTGCGCCCGCTCGTGGTCCAGCGCCTGCTCGCGCTCCTGGCCGCGGGGGCGCATCCGGTCGTCCCCTCGCAGGGATCGGTCGGCGCCTCGGGCGACCTGGCGCCGCTGGCGCACATGGCGCTGCCGCTGATCGGCGAGGGCGAGGTCGAGCTCGCGGGCGAGGTGCTCCCCGGGGCGGAGGCGCTGGCCCGTTTGGGGCTCGAGCCGCTGGTCCTCGAGGCCAAGGAGGGGCTGGCGCTCGTCAACGGCACCCAGGCGATGAGCGCGGTGCTCGTGCTGCTCCTCCACGACGCCCGGGTGCTGGCGCGCACCGCCGACGTGGCCGCGGCGATGAGCGTCGAGGCGCTGAAGGCCAGCCACCGCCCCTTCGACGCCTGGGTCACGCGGCTTCGGCCCCACGCCGGGGCCGAGGCCGTAGCCGCGAACCTGCGGCGGCTGCTCGCAGACTCGCAGATCGCCGCCTCGCACGCCGACTGCGACAAGGTGCAGGACGCCTACTCGCTGCGGGCGGTGCCGCAGGTGCACGGGGCCAGCCGCGACGCGCTGGCCTACCTGGAACGGGCGCTTTTGGTGGAGGTGGCGAGCGTGACCGACAACCCGCTCGTCGTGCCCGAGACCGGCGAGGTGATCAGCGCCGGCAACTTTCACGGCCAGCCGCTGGCGCTGCCCGCCGACGCCGTCGCCGTGGCCCTGGCGGAGCTGGCCGACGTCGCCGAACGGCGCGTGGAGCAGATGCTCAACCCCGCGCTCTCGGGGCTCCCGGCCTTCCTGGCCGAGCGCGGGGGGCTGCACTCGGGCCTGATGATCAGCCAGTACACCGCCGCCAGCCTGGTGAGCGAGAACAAGGTGCTGGCGCACCCGGCCTCGGTCGACTCGATCCCCACGAGCGCCAACCAGGAGGACCACGTCTCCATGGGTACGACGGCGGCCCGGCAGGCGCGCATGATCTACGAGAACGCGCTGTGGGTGCTGGCCATCGAGCTGGCCTCGGCGGCGCAGGCGCTCGACTTCCACCGGCCGCTCGAGCCCGGCCGGGGGGTGCGCGCCGCCTACGCGCGCATCCGCGCCGAGGTGCCCCACCTGGACCGCGACCGCTACCTCAAGCCCGAGCTGGCTCGGCTGCGCGAGCTGATCCGTAGCGGCGAGCTGCTGCGCGTCGTCGAGGCCGCGGTGGGCCCGCTCGCCTAG
- the recO gene encoding DNA repair protein RecO, translated as MERYRTHEGVIVGRRPLPGGDVLLRFVGPEGALDAVARKAQRPGGRSGRLMLFHHVRFQAYHKPDRELAILTQAELVGRLERLSEPGRYAAAAYLGELAYRLAAPEVAPALWPVFTSGLRGVARHDQPALPLVWAGWRMLAAGGLEPGLASRCGHPPTRLELEGALACAACAKSPALPLGEGGAELLTVLLRRPGREAMARLEAAAWRPLLAALLGYVAYQLEPLRSEAAVRQAFLNGT; from the coding sequence GTGGAGCGCTACCGCACCCACGAGGGCGTCATCGTCGGCCGCAGACCGCTGCCCGGCGGCGACGTGCTGCTGCGCTTCGTGGGTCCCGAGGGGGCGCTCGACGCGGTAGCGCGCAAGGCCCAGCGCCCCGGCGGGCGCAGCGGCCGGCTGATGCTCTTCCACCACGTGCGCTTTCAGGCCTACCACAAACCCGACCGCGAGCTGGCCATCCTCACCCAGGCCGAGCTGGTGGGGCGGCTCGAGCGCCTCTCCGAACCCGGACGCTACGCCGCGGCCGCCTACCTGGGGGAGCTCGCCTACCGGCTGGCCGCCCCCGAGGTGGCCCCCGCCCTCTGGCCGGTCTTCACCAGCGGCCTGCGGGGCGTCGCCCGCCACGACCAACCGGCGCTGCCGCTCGTCTGGGCCGGCTGGCGCATGCTCGCGGCGGGCGGCCTGGAGCCGGGCCTCGCCAGCCGCTGCGGCCACCCCCCGACCCGGCTGGAGCTGGAGGGCGCGCTCGCCTGCGCGGCCTGCGCCAAAAGCCCGGCGCTGCCGCTGGGCGAAGGGGGCGCGGAGCTCCTGACCGTGCTGCTGCGCCGCCCCGGGCGCGAGGCCATGGCCCGGCTGGAAGCCGCGGCCTGGCGGCCGCTGCTCGCCGCCCTGCTTGGCTACGTCGCCTATCAGCTCGAGCCCCTGCGCTCCGAGGCCGCGGTGCGCCAGGCCTTCCTGAACGGAACCTAG